A single genomic interval of Fibrobacter sp. UWB13 harbors:
- a CDS encoding radical SAM protein, producing MNLVLCLTEQCNLRCTYCYYKESQADRKTVMDDATLEQAIKIALDRTIFFRQSYLNITFFGGEPLLRRDAIYKGVEFAKAVVDDAMDNGKISKNFRLQFAVNTNGTLFDDEFFDFCECEKFRIYLSLDGPEYHHDIARRTVNNTGSFKDIEKHIPRFVKLGAIALSTVTRAHVNTLFESVKWLHEQGFQSLTTSVDFDGKWSGEDFDKLALQYQKMAEYWRACREKGDKFFLGTIHDKIKIALINSRYRLYSCHVYNGAIGVATNGNMFPCTRFITSNPNTHYVQGNVFTGFDETACDKIREFLDNDKKECEGCDIRYRCCAHECACTSYYTTGTIEGVSPEVCTHERMLAEICDTLLEKMAV from the coding sequence ATGAATTTAGTCCTTTGCCTTACAGAACAATGTAATTTACGTTGTACCTACTGCTATTACAAGGAATCGCAAGCAGACCGCAAAACGGTCATGGACGACGCGACTCTCGAGCAGGCGATTAAAATCGCACTCGACCGTACGATTTTCTTTAGGCAGTCGTACTTGAACATCACGTTCTTTGGGGGGGAGCCGCTTTTGCGAAGAGATGCTATTTATAAAGGTGTCGAATTCGCAAAGGCGGTTGTCGATGACGCGATGGACAATGGCAAAATTTCCAAAAATTTCAGGTTGCAATTTGCAGTCAACACGAACGGCACACTGTTCGATGATGAATTTTTTGACTTTTGCGAGTGTGAGAAATTCCGCATTTACCTTTCACTCGATGGGCCAGAATACCATCACGATATCGCCCGCCGCACCGTCAACAATACGGGAAGTTTCAAGGACATCGAAAAGCACATTCCGCGATTCGTAAAACTCGGAGCAATTGCATTAAGCACCGTTACGCGCGCCCATGTCAACACGCTTTTCGAGAGCGTTAAGTGGTTGCACGAACAGGGTTTCCAAAGCCTTACGACGAGCGTCGATTTTGATGGCAAGTGGAGCGGCGAAGATTTTGACAAGCTCGCTTTGCAGTACCAGAAAATGGCAGAGTATTGGAGAGCATGTCGCGAAAAGGGTGACAAGTTCTTCCTCGGCACAATTCATGACAAAATAAAAATAGCGCTTATCAATTCGCGATACAGGCTTTATTCGTGCCATGTGTACAATGGAGCCATCGGAGTCGCAACAAATGGAAATATGTTCCCTTGCACACGGTTTATCACCTCAAACCCAAACACCCACTATGTGCAGGGGAACGTTTTTACCGGCTTTGACGAGACCGCTTGCGACAAAATTCGAGAATTTTTGGACAACGACAAAAAAGAATGCGAGGGGTGCGACATTCGCTACCGCTGCTGCGCGCATGAATGCGCCTGCACGAGCTACTACACGACGGGGACAATAGAAGGAGTGTCTCCCGAAGTGTGCACGCACGAAAGAATGCTCGCAGAAATCTGCGATACATTGCTAGAAAAAATGGCGGTGTAG
- a CDS encoding glycosyl hydrolase family 8: MFLSRIVPFCIATAFTTSLAVLDLPNAQPKVDESYWNKALDSTWQGLIRRNIQPYSAGVGLIHRPKSEAPGDAVSEGVGYGMLVSLYANDQASFNKMWDEANSSMWGGCYYNWQMSVEGKIVGRGAASDAEEDIALALIFADKLVSAGKWQPYTSTKFGYDYKSHAQKILDCMWSTEQITSNGILAPGAGWGGYDFVNPGYFSPAWYKVFAKFDSNGDRWNKVVDKSYEIISKSPGYSMGMVPDWMTPDGGWVGSAGLGYNAYFESKAFFKDAIRILWRVAIDAIWFDEERAKTFLKNALTFINSKGGAKAANFYQIEKAGELLPPEDKWYDFNNSKDTTTWRYRSEHSHLTIGMWATAAMAVGEKEDRIAFSEEMGKFYEGGDYFGLAKNETDALEDTLHNEMYFDQFLAWFGTSMMSGAFVNVVDAIDNPKMATVGDSSSLTKPAVGIAEHRMARVAGMKISHLDGAVKMSVPEMAQWRIFDLNGHVVATASGKDFLWKSRGQSGIYVVKAVSRKQSYSRKITVR; this comes from the coding sequence ATGTTTTTATCCCGTATTGTGCCGTTCTGCATCGCAACGGCATTCACCACGTCACTTGCTGTTTTGGACTTGCCAAATGCGCAGCCCAAAGTCGATGAATCTTATTGGAACAAGGCTCTCGATAGTACTTGGCAAGGCTTAATTCGTCGAAATATCCAGCCGTATAGTGCTGGTGTTGGGCTGATTCACCGTCCAAAGAGTGAAGCCCCGGGCGATGCTGTGAGCGAAGGCGTGGGCTATGGAATGCTCGTTTCGCTTTATGCCAATGATCAGGCTTCGTTCAATAAAATGTGGGATGAAGCGAATTCTTCAATGTGGGGTGGCTGCTATTACAACTGGCAAATGTCCGTTGAAGGCAAAATTGTCGGTAGAGGTGCCGCTTCTGATGCCGAAGAAGATATTGCTCTTGCTTTGATTTTTGCCGATAAGCTTGTTTCTGCGGGTAAGTGGCAACCGTACACTTCTACAAAGTTTGGTTACGATTACAAGTCCCATGCTCAGAAAATTCTCGATTGCATGTGGAGCACCGAACAGATTACGAGCAATGGTATTTTGGCTCCGGGTGCTGGTTGGGGTGGCTATGATTTTGTCAATCCGGGGTATTTCTCTCCGGCATGGTATAAGGTCTTTGCCAAGTTTGATTCTAATGGCGATCGCTGGAATAAAGTGGTCGATAAGTCTTACGAGATTATTTCTAAGAGCCCAGGCTACAGCATGGGTATGGTCCCGGACTGGATGACGCCTGATGGCGGCTGGGTAGGCTCGGCAGGGCTTGGCTATAACGCCTATTTCGAAAGCAAGGCTTTCTTCAAGGATGCAATCCGCATTTTGTGGCGTGTCGCTATTGACGCTATTTGGTTTGATGAAGAACGCGCAAAGACGTTCCTCAAGAATGCTTTGACCTTTATTAATTCTAAAGGTGGCGCAAAGGCTGCAAACTTCTACCAGATCGAAAAAGCGGGTGAGCTGTTGCCTCCTGAAGACAAGTGGTACGATTTTAACAATTCTAAGGATACGACGACTTGGCGTTACCGTAGCGAACATAGCCATTTGACGATTGGCATGTGGGCGACTGCAGCAATGGCTGTGGGCGAGAAGGAAGACCGCATTGCCTTTAGTGAAGAAATGGGCAAGTTCTACGAAGGTGGCGATTACTTTGGACTTGCAAAGAACGAAACGGATGCGCTCGAAGATACGCTTCATAACGAGATGTATTTTGACCAGTTCTTGGCTTGGTTCGGCACCTCCATGATGAGTGGTGCTTTTGTGAACGTTGTTGATGCCATTGACAATCCGAAGATGGCTACAGTTGGGGATTCTTCTTCGCTGACGAAACCTGCTGTTGGAATTGCAGAACATCGCATGGCTCGTGTGGCGGGCATGAAGATTAGCCATTTGGATGGCGCTGTGAAGATGTCTGTCCCTGAAATGGCTCAGTGGAGAATCTTTGACTTAAATGGTCACGTTGTGGCGACTGCCTCGGGTAAAGATTTCCTCTGGAAATCCCGTGGTCAAAGCGGAATCTATGTTGTGAAGGCTGTTAGCCGTAAACAAAGCTATTCTCGCAAGATTACTGTTCGCTAA